TCTCAGGTGATAGGGTCTGTCCTGGCCCTGGAATGGGAGCTGCTTCtcatgggagagggaaggggagagaaagtCTTCTGCAGAGAGAGCCTGGGATGTAGTGGAGGTGGCTCCTGGCATTTGAGCTGGGCAGCGTATGCTGGGCCAGGAGGTGTCTTGGCTCTCCTGTGGTTGGGTGCAGTGCTGCTTCACATGTGTCCCCATGCTatgcttccttctctcttctcacCCAGGTGAAGCTTTGGCCCAGAGACATGTCCTGCTGCAACCCGTgtctgccctgccagccctgtggcccGACCccactggccaacagctgcaatgagccctgtgtcAGGCAGTGCCAGAGCTCCACCGTTGTCATTGAGCCCTCCCCcgtggtggtgaccctgcccggccccatcctcagctcttTCCCACAGAACACCGTTGTGGGCTCCTCCACCtccgctgctgttggcagcatcctcagctcgGAGGGAGTGCCCATCAACTCCGGGGGCTTTGACCTCTCCTACATTACCAGCCGCTACTGTGGCAACAGATGTCGACCCTGCTAAAGCTGCTGGCAACTACTTTGGGCAAGGAACTCCCAAGACCTTTGAACACGGTCCCTGAAAGGAGATAGATTTCCATGACATTGCATTCGGAGCTTTGAACCACTGTTTCCTTCTTCGACTCTCATCTCTCATTCTTTCCCCTGCTGATTCTGTCTCCAAGGCCAGCCTAGTGGGGACCTGTTGgtctctctccctctgcagggcaggcaaATGGACACCCTGCCGGAGTTTCACCACATCCTTGCGGCTGCCCGTGGTGCTCCCTGTGAaccacctccttttcttcttgagaCTCATTAAAGTTGTGCTGCATCCAAGCCTGGGCCTTTGAATTCTCCTTTGTTTTGAGGCAACTCTTCCAGTCCGCTCAGGGGAAACAGTGGAGGAATGGGAGGGTGGGACTCCCTGCAGCGGATTTTGTTTTGTGCCCTTCCCCTTGGATCTGAGAATACATTCATGGCTGCTCCATAGCCAATGGCCTTAAGTGATGAAATGGCTCCAAAGGGTGGCAGGAGTGGGGCTGGGAAACAGCAATACCTTGGGAGAGCCTACAGCGTCATCTCTCTCATTCCTTCCCCTCCATTACCTGATCCAGTGTGCATGGCCAACACACATGGGCGCAGGGAGATATGTACCTCATATATTCCTTCAGCACCTGGGAGGGCCCAGCTGCACTCCAGACATGCATCTGCACCATCATCATAGAATACCACGATGGAACAGATCAAAAGGATGACCTGGACCAacatttcttggcaaaagcacagcctAGACAAGACGGTCCAGTACTCTGTTTAACTGCATCGTACGGGTGTCCAAAGTTTTAGAATCCAGCACTTCTCTGGACATATTATTCTAATGTGTCCTGTTCTCACCATGAATAATTTTGCTCTGGTGTTCAGTCAGATTCCTCCCAGGAGTAGCTTGTACCTATTACCCCtcgtcttttccatgtgactgcTTGCAAAAAGGgagtttccattttctttcaaggCACCCTTGAAACACTGGAGCACGATGCTGAGGTCTCCACTAAACTTCTCAAACCTGAACAAATCCAGTTCTTTCAGCCTTCCCTTATGCTGCAGATCCTTATTCCGTTGATTGTCTTTGTGACCCTTCTCTGTTTAGTGCAGTCCTTGGCTGTTGGAGAGCTGTCCTGCAAGAGACCCTGAACACCCCTGGGAACCACATGGGCACATCAAAGTGCAGGGCTGCGCCCTCATGGTAGGACACCTCTCCCCACACCAGGCTCTCCCATAAACAGCACTGGTCTTGGCGGTTAGGCTGGGAGGAAAAGTACTGGCCCTAAGCCCAGGAAGGCAAGCCCCCAGCATGGTGCCATGGACCCGCTCTGCCCTCGGCCCAGGCAGTGGACCCCAGCATGGAGCGTCTCCATGCAGAAGAGAGCTGTCACCTTAGAAGACCTAGACAATCAAGACACTCCTTTGGGTACATGTATCTGCCACTCTAGATGGAAGTCTCATATGAACCTGCTGACTCATCTTTGGGGGTTCTCATTTCCCTTGATCATGACTGTCCTTCTAGAGAAGAAGTTCAAAGGTTCATGTCCCTCTTTGCTATTCCCTGCCTGCAGAGTACatctctttcagtgaagaaatctTGGAAATGAGGAGGACAATAGCCATGCAGCATCCTCTTTTCTCGGCAAAAAATGTAAATCTCAGTTGCAATAAACTCTTCTGTAAATCGAGCAGAAAAGAGCTATCTCCTTCAGTCTTCCCTCAGAGGATGGGTTCTCCAGCTCTTTGGTCCAAATCAATGCATACACAAGCGTGGTAGTGGCTCCTGGATAACGGTCAGCGAAGGCTGAGTCAAGGGTGTTGGATACACGCAGTGGTTTTCTTGATGCAAAAcagccaggcacagaagtggCACCTGCATGAAGATCACGATGATCCCAATGCCCGTGCTACCAGGGCTTGCAAGAAGCAGATTTTCTCTCTCATGGGAGTGTTGCAATGGAGAAGTTTGCATATGGTGACATCACAATTAAAGGACATAAGTGAGAGAATCGAACATCAAAATGGCTGTGTCAGCCAGCAGGCAACACAGATGATTTTCCTCAAGGCAAAGAAAGTCTCCATCATTTTTGACACAACAGTGGTGGTGTATCAGGTCTCCACAAAGGAAATACgaggagacagaaaaatggAGGTCATTCTCCACCAGGGTTAGAAGATACGTGGAGAAGATAATGGCACATGGGGCCATGCGACCACCTTGGGAGGGATGGGAAGCCCAGGGGAATGAGATCAATTACAGGTGTCTTGTTCCCTTTTGCCATGGTCCAGTACATGACCAGAAGGAATCGGCTGTCCAGACAAGAGGGAAGGAGCAAAGCTGTGGTGGGTTAGATCTACTATTTCAGTTGCTTTCAGAAGGACCAAACACCTTTGTTTCTGACTGAGAGAACCCACTTGCCCCAGATAAAGATCTGACCATAACAGGGCTCAGGTGTGGATGTGGACCAGAGCAGAAAGGACCTGGCAGAATTCTGACCAACACTTCTGCTCTGCTGGAACTCACCATTGCCATGGAATGGCAGATACCCGTTGCATGTAATTGGATGTGTGACAGTTCCTGGGTGCATTGGTTTCTTAATTGCCTCCTTCTtaattgcttattttaaatgacCAAAGTGCCTATTAGTTCTAATGCAGACCATGGCTGGAGAATACATCTAGTGTGACTGGGAAGAGCATAGAATGTTGAGTAAGAAATGCCAATGTCTTTACCCAAGGAAGCTAAGCAAGTAGAGTGTGTAAGTCACTAAGTTGACTGTCTGTCGAAAGCAACTCCCGTCAGTTTACCtatgaaaacatgaaattgATTTATCGTGGTGTAAAGTGACAAATTCCACTGCAGGGAGTCCCACCCTCCCCTTCATCCGCATTTTTCCCTGAGCAGAACGGAAGTGTTACCTGAGAGCAAGAGAGGACTTGGAGGCCCAGGCTGGGATGCAGCATAACTTTAATGAGtctcaagaagaaaaggaggtggcTCACAGGGAGCAGCATGGACACACAAGGATGAGGAGAAACTCCTGCAGGGAGTCattctgcctgccctgcagagggagGGAGGCCAACAGGTCACTGCTAGGTGGGCCTTGGGAGACAGAATCAGCAGAGGAAAGAGACAGAGACACAAGTGGAAGAAGGAAACAATGGTTCAAAGCTTGGAATGCAAAACCATGGATCTCTATCTCCATTCGAGGACCATGTTGCAAGGTCTTGAGAGGTTCTTGCCCAAAGTAGTTGCCAGCAGCTTTAGCAGGGTCGACATCTGTTGCCACAGTAGCGGCTGGTAATGCAGGAGAGGTCAAAGCCTCCAGAGTTGATGGGAACTCCCTcagagctgaggatgctgccaacagcagcggaGGTGGAGGAGCCCACAACGGTGTTCTGCGGGAaagagctgaggatggggccgggcagggtcaccaccacagGGGAGGGCTCAATGACAACAGTGGAACTCTGGCACTGCCTgacacagggctcattgcagctgttggccagtggGGTCGGACCACAAGGCTGGCAGGGCACGCACGGGTTGCAGCAGGACATGTCTCTGGGCCAAAGCTTCGCCTGGGTGAGAGAATAGGAGGAAGCAGAGCATGAGAGGTTGGTCATGAGAAGCAGCACTGCACCCAACCACAGTGGAGCCAAGGCACCTGCCGGTCCAGCATACGCTGCCAACCTCATATCCCAGGAGCCACCCCCACTAAGGCCCAGCCTCTCTCTGCAGAAGaccttctctctcctttcctctcccatGAGAAGCATATCCCACCCCAGGGCCAGGGCAGTCACTATCAGCTGAGACACACATTAAGGAAAGACACCTGATCCAGAAGGAGCACGAGAAGAGGCTTCACACTCACCTGATTCCCAAGGAGAAGGAGGCAAGAGAAGTGGATGAGAGAGCAGAGAGTTGGGTTGCCTTTTATAGCAGTCCTGCACTgcctcaggcccaggcagcCTTTGTGGAAGTAATAGTTTTCTGACAAGCTCATGGTGAATTTAAAACACGCCAGCTAATGGTAtgggctgtgtcctggtttCCTGCAGTGCCGCCTTCTCATTTCGTGGCATCTGTCACGTACTTTCCTATACGAAAGCTTATTCTGTAAGTGCCGGGATTAGAAGCCTAAGGATTTGCAGGTTGGACACATGTCtgcatgtatttctttttagttcACGCCCATTCCCTCACGGACGCTTCTTTAGAAGTCTGGATGAGAAATCCCAGGATTTCCGGGGCAAGGATGCGTCCTTGTGTTCAGAAGACAGGGACTAAGAGCCAGAGGGGTCCAGTGGAGGCAGGTGATGTCAGCCTGGGGAATTCTGGTGGGTTATTTTGAATGATCTTACTGACAGCAAGGGTCTCAGCCTCTCCCAGGCCTGCAATCCTTGGCTCATCCCCAAGGGCTCCTGTGACTGTGTGCACTGCCCTCTCTCATTCTCTCCCGGCTCCCTCCCCCAGTCATTGACTGTTGTATTCCCGGGCAGGTGGGCTACACTTTATGTTTTCATCTCTCTTCCCCTCTAAGCTGCCCTCAGGAGGAAATTGCAACCTCTTTGGCCTTCTCCTGTCTCTGGGCAGTCTGTGGGTCCCAGAGACTTCTCGAGCAATGCTGCCAGTGCTTCTGTCCTGCTTAGAGTGCCCCGTCCCTGCTCTGGAGGGGAGGTCCCCAGCAGTTCCTCAGTCACATCCACTGCTATGTGCTCATCTGCAATAATGTGCCTGTTAGTGTGATTGTGTACCAGTCTGTGTGATTCTCCGCATGCACATCCATGTGCTTGTCTGCCTGGCTGTGCACACACCTGTGTGTCTCTGGTAGGACCATATTTCTATTTACCTGCACAATCCGTTGCACATCGCTAGCCTTGTGCACATTTGCTTGTGTCTGTGCATCTCCCATCGCTGTATACGTAGTTGTGCATGACCGTTCCAAGGCCCTCATTGACGCTCCTCCGCATCAGCGCCAGGCCTTGACACAGTCTCAGTCCCTCGTCTGAGAGGGAAGGGACAGGGCCACAGTACTCTGGTCTCAATGAGGAGAACGCCCAGCCCTGGACAACTTATTTCATGTTGGCTCCAGGAAGCTTCAAAAGGGCTTAGCTGTTTCCCAGGGTCCTTGCTCCTGACTCCTGTAAAAT
This DNA window, taken from Caloenas nicobarica isolate bCalNic1 chromosome 24, bCalNic1.hap1, whole genome shotgun sequence, encodes the following:
- the LOC135997955 gene encoding feather keratin Cos1-1/Cos1-3/Cos2-1-like isoform X1 translates to MSLSENYYFHKGCLGLRQCRTAVKGNPTLCSLIHFSHLLLLGNQVSLWPRDMSCCNPCLPCQPCGPTPLANSCNEPCVRQCQSSTVVIEPSPVVVTLPGPILSSFPQNTVVGSSTSAAVGSILSSEGVPINSGGFDLSYITSRYCGNRCRPC
- the LOC135998267 gene encoding feather keratin Cos1-1/Cos1-3/Cos2-1-like isoform X2, with protein sequence MSCCNPCVPCQPCGPTPLANSCNEPCVRQCQSSTVVIEPSPVVVTLPGPILSSFPQNTVVGSSTSAAVGSILSSEGVPINSGGFDLSCITSRYCGNRCRPC
- the LOC135998267 gene encoding feather keratin Cos1-1/Cos1-3/Cos2-1-like isoform X1, translating into MSLSENYYFHKGCLGLRQCRTAIKGNPTLCSLIHFSCLLLLGNQVSLWPRDMSCCNPCVPCQPCGPTPLANSCNEPCVRQCQSSTVVIEPSPVVVTLPGPILSSFPQNTVVGSSTSAAVGSILSSEGVPINSGGFDLSCITSRYCGNRCRPC
- the LOC135997955 gene encoding feather keratin Cos1-1/Cos1-3/Cos2-1-like isoform X2, with the protein product MSCCNPCLPCQPCGPTPLANSCNEPCVRQCQSSTVVIEPSPVVVTLPGPILSSFPQNTVVGSSTSAAVGSILSSEGVPINSGGFDLSYITSRYCGNRCRPC